The DNA segment TATCTTAAAAAAGCAAAGGACGGAGGATTTTTAAATCCCAAAACAATCGTAGTTTTACCGGAATACTTAGGGAGTTGGCTTGTCGTCGCCGGCGAAAAAAAATCCGTCTTTGATCGTTCCAGCATCGCTGATGCAATGCAGATCTTGGTTTTGAGTAATATCGGTTTGTTTGTAAAAAATTGGGTCTTTGCAAAAGGGGAGGATTCGGTTCGAGACACCGTGTTTCGAATGAAATCAGGTCAAATGGCTTCAATCTATTCGAACACGTTCTCTTTTTTGGCTAAAAAATATTCGATCACGATCGTGGCGGGATCGATCCTGCTTCCAGAACCGTTTGTAGAAGATGGAATTTTAAAACTCGGAAACGGTGCATTGAGGAACGGTTCTTTTGTATTTCTTCCGGACGGCAAGGTTTCCTCCGATTTTTCCTCGAAAATTTATCCGATTGAAGATGAAAAACCCTTTGTAAAGGCTTCTTCTTTACAGGAACTAAAAGTGATCCCAACTCCTGCAGGCAGGATCGGAGTTCTTGTCTGTGCCGATTCCTGGTATCCGGAGGTGTATGAAACATTCAAAAAACAAAATGTAGATTTCATCGTGGTACCTTCTTTTGTCTCTCCGAGCGGGGCCATGTCCGAAAAATGGAGGGGATACAACGGTTCCCCCAATCCGATCGATGTTCAAAAGGGGGATATCGGAACGATTACGGAAGGGGAGGCTTGGTGGAAATACGCTCTTGCCGGAAGAATTTCCAAATCAGGGGCGTCGCACGGTATCAATGTATTTTTACGAGGTTCTCTTTGGGATCTCGGTTCTGATGGAGAAATCATTTTTGTAAGCCGTTCGATTCGAAAGGAATTTGCCAAGAATGAAGCCGCGAGTATGGCAAACGTTTGGGTGGATTGAGGCAAAAAAATTATTCCTTGATAACATACGGAAGTTGAATCTCTTAGTCTCATGTCTCAATCTACTTTTGAAATCTTTTCCGAAAAGTTCCTTATCAATCACAAACAAGTAACGGTTGGAAAATGGTTTGGTTTAGAATCTTTGAATCTAAATGGAAAGCCGTTTGCCGCCTTTTTTCAAGGTGAACTCGTTTTTAA comes from the Leptospira sp. WS92.C1 genome and includes:
- a CDS encoding nitrilase-related carbon-nitrogen hydrolase produces the protein MFYNRKRYLLILPFLLLTFYLAWSSFDRNSPTNIPDLRLQSIVTTSKNQEKGNLLGIQPWMTTIDYASETNFTNKIESYLKKAKDGGFLNPKTIVVLPEYLGSWLVVAGEKKSVFDRSSIADAMQILVLSNIGLFVKNWVFAKGEDSVRDTVFRMKSGQMASIYSNTFSFLAKKYSITIVAGSILLPEPFVEDGILKLGNGALRNGSFVFLPDGKVSSDFSSKIYPIEDEKPFVKASSLQELKVIPTPAGRIGVLVCADSWYPEVYETFKKQNVDFIVVPSFVSPSGAMSEKWRGYNGSPNPIDVQKGDIGTITEGEAWWKYALAGRISKSGASHGINVFLRGSLWDLGSDGEIIFVSRSIRKEFAKNEAASMANVWVD